Genomic window (Ostrea edulis chromosome 9, xbOstEdul1.1, whole genome shotgun sequence):
aataaGATTGATGaatttatagaaataaatgtattttacataTCGTGTTTTCTATGTGTGTTAATCTGTTCAACGAAtccattttacaatttttaaaaatatattttcgtTGCAGCTTCTTTTTTTACCTTTATAATTGTTGTCTGTGGAtctgaaaacacattttaatCATAAAGTTTCTAATCAATTATAGGCTATCATTAAACTTAATTAGAGTTAATTCTTGTTTCCgaaatcaaatatttcataatttaatgaaTGCTTCATAATGCGTAATGAATTTTTAACATTTGTCAATGAAAAAGTTCTCGTGAACACAtcatgttatgagattgatcactgttcgctatcttcacctttcattattggTCCAAGATAGTACCCGTGTAATCCAGAGTCGCAATGACCCCACCATCCAGCAAAAATAGCGTTTCCCTACGTAATTGTATATTCTGAATGTGTACAACTGAAAACTTTTACAGAAGTATTTTAAGAATCTCCttaaatacaattttttcaAGCTTGTAACGTTGAGATCGAATCATGATCGTAAGAAGTTAACGACTTTTGTTAAATGTGAATTATGCAAACCCCATACCCACTTTTGCCATCATCACGGCTCTTTGATTGATGATCACGGTCCCATTGACAAACTGTGATATAATGGTTGTCCTCGTACAATACATCATTCATGTATTCATTTCGAGTCCTGATCGGACCAATTGAATATACACATCTTAACCAAGTTTTAACAGTCTATATTTACtaaatatgtacataattactcTTTGCAGGAAGCAGCGGGAAGATTTCACCAGTTAGATAGGTTCACGTGCTCTGATAGGCGGACCAGGACGTGTACCTAACGATAAAACGAAGCAGAGCAGGATTTTTAACAAAACCTTGACGATCGACATAGCGAAAAGTTGTATTAATAAGTAATTAGAAGAAACAAAATATTCTGTGATTCAGTTGTTTACATTTAGCATTTTTCTGTGGATGGCAAACACGAAAAACGTATTCTGAATTGCTGATATGGACTTTTCAACTATGTATTTTAATCTCAGATTTCTCGTGTTCTTATGCATCATAACTATGCATTTCTCTGTCGCTAACATTGTCACACAGTGCCGAATCCCAAAATGTGTTTATAGAAGGGCTGTAGCCCCTTCACATAGCGTAACAAAAATGAATAACAAACCCATTCGGACAAATCTCGCAGGGTTTTCTCTGAAACCCCCACGTTCCAACGAGTGTTACCTCCGAGCCTCGGATGTACTTGATAGTTACCAGTTTGATGGCACCCGAGTGATAGGTGTCCTGGTTCTGCGGTGCCTCTCGAATTACAGGATCCACCTCATGCCTGATATCAGGTCGAGATTGCCCAATgtgatttttcaaattcaaattgagAAATGTCTCTTGACCACAGACAGTTTGAACTCTCTTAGTCGGCGCGTAACGATTGATCAAATGTCGTTTATAAACTCATATCCGCTCGTGGATCACAGGTACTGTGATGGGTCTGGTGTAGCTATATCTGACTGCGGATTGTGGAGTTCCACCACAGCCATTAGTATCATTCTTCCAGAGGGTCTGAAGTCAATCAATATCTCAAAAGTTTTCCAGTGCAATGAAACCTTTCCAAACGTAAACGAATTGCTTTTCCGGCGATGGGATTTAAATCAACACCTTTCGTACCTTAGACAGAAGTTTCCGAACGTACAAGATCTGCAGATCTCCAATTCGTACTTAAAGGCCTCCCCTTCCTTTCCATGGAATGACAAAAAATTAAGATTTCACTACAACATGTCATTATCGGAGACAGCATTGTATGATTCCGCATCTATCTTCCATATCAATATTGAACCAAATATGCAAAAACGAGCCCTGAATTTGAATTCTAATGATATACAAGTACTGACCGGCTTCAGATTTGAAGGACACTTGGACATGCTAAAATTATCCCGTAATGGTCTTAGGTCGATCGGTACTTTTACTTTCTCTGGATTACATGGCCTCCAGCATTTAGACCTCAGCGTGAATCTTTTGGCAGACATTCCACGCAATGTTTTCCGTGGTCTTACAAGTCTCAGACACATAAATTTACATGCCAATCTCCTCTCTGTGATTCCAGATGATATGTTTTATGATAACACGGACCTTGTCTATCTCGATCTTTCAAACAACAGCATAACAATTATTGGGACCAACGCCTTCTCTAAACTGCATCACCTGGAAGAACTCAGATTGGAATATAATCGTATTGTAACCATCAGTTATTCCATGCTTCCTGCATTCTCTGTGTCTTTTAAGTCCTTAGTACTTGATGGAAATCCGCTGAGAGAATTACCAGAGGCCATATTTTACTTCAAAACATTGTACGATGTAAGCTTGAGAAATACAAAGATCAATTTTGAAAACTTGACAAAGGTAGTGCTTGATTTAGATTTTTCTCTACTGGCAGAAGGGAATTCTCAAGGCTTGACCGTTACAGAGACGGACTTGATTCGCATATCACCCCGGAAGTTAAAGAGGATCGACCTCACTGGTAGTGATATAAACaatcttcatttgaaatatttcggaaCTGACATGACTACTGTGCTAAATTCTAGGATACTGAAGCTAAAACTACTCAtccttttgaaatattttcagattATTCTCAATGATAACCCAATTACTTGTGACTGCCGAATTAATCACTTATCTAGATTTGTCAAAAGAATGTTGGCAGAAGGACTTCTTCGgggaaatgaatatttcttcaaTGACTGGAAATGTGCTTCTCCAAGGGAACTAAAATACAAACCTGTATTACAAGTTCCGGAAACGGAAACCTACTGTGTGAAAGACGTACATGACTGTCCGGCGGCATGCACGTGCTACGAGCGGTCCGTCAGTGGCGTCACTATTGTCGATTGTCGAAATGTCGGGTTGAAAGAACTTCCGAAACAACTTCCAAGGGGAGTATTGGATTTGTGGTTTCAGCACAACAATATAACAAATATCACACGAACATCCTATCTTCCGAGGACGCGGCAGTTGTTATTGACTGGAAAtaagaatatcaaaattaaCACTAGAGAACTCCAGAACCTCGACATACTTAAGATCACTATTTAAGAGTTCGAAAAGAAAACCTTATACAATTTTATGAATTGTCATAAACGGGTAATACTaattttattgttattatttttattctttcgACATACAGCgatatatttatgatattattTGTAGGTCTGACAGATAGTATAGATGAATGAATACTCATTGAAACCTCTATCACTTCctgtatgagtgaaatatttttaactGTATTATCAAGTATGGTTGTTATATCAGTGTGTTTGCGTGATATATCAATATGTTAGTATGATATATAAATGTGCTTTTAtgatatattgatatgattGTATGATTCATGAATgtctttgatatacatgtaaacgcACCAATGTATTTGAATGATATAGCAatgtgttttatatattatacattgaACGGTTTGATAAAATTGTTACCGAATGGAAAGTTATGTTTGTCTTATCTCTTAGTCCTTGTGCTTAAAGATGCGTGCAGCCTATGAAAGTTTAATGCTGCAAAGATTACGAATTCTGCCTCATGGTCGTCACTTGGAGGTCGTCACttggaggtcgtgagttcgatccTCGCTCGTGACATGGCCGCGTCAGATTCACTggtaagacgtaaacataggtggtacatgtaattgctccttcaccaaccGCATCGCATTTAGAggtgagagtcacgggtcttaCGGATATGATCTTGAAAACAGAGGTTCAGAATCACGAAAGGCGTAAGCACGTCAAAGAACTCCCACTCCTATGGCCCTGCgccctgagcactaagcatTGGTCTAAATAtgtagtacttcacctacagctggtgacgtctcaaacCCGAGTTTAACTTTTTTGAAATGatgcaaaacaaacaaacaatattaaCCCACATATATCTGTATCAAAACACAGCTATCCACAATATTTTCCGAACGTGATTAGTCAATTTCCATCAGACATTTTATTTCCGTATCAAACAATGTTAGATTTTCACAACACCAACAAAATACTACAGACAATATGTTAATAGATACTTTCAATCTCAATTACCATCATGTGAATCAATTCTTCATTCTGAAATCATCAGTCTATGTGGGGTTAGAAATGATAAAACGGGGAAGATACTctgtaacgaacagtgatcaatctcatcaataaAATAGTACAATTAAAGGTAAccaacagggatcaatctcaaaTCCTTAAAAGAACACAATATTGAGAGAACGACAAAGACGGACCCCTAAaaaccagagatgggatcagatgtctaggaggagtaagcattcttTATTGTccagtcacactcgccgtgagtcctctaccttgatcaggtaatcggagtaATCTGCATGTAAAGAACAGTCgaacagttggtatgaaactcagcattcgacctaacgacatgttgtatttgcaaataagagcaTTTTGAAGACCATAGAAGTTCCAAAATACTGACTGTTTAAAACCATGCCTGGaatggaaaaacatttcatGATATGCAGAAAATTTTCTCGCGTGTTGAATCAATTGAGTAAACAGACTCTTTGTATGTAGACCTTGTgatgtaatattgctacataaatatataaagttAATGATAGAGATGCTGAAGTCCTCCAGTTtgtcatgaaataaaattcttccTTTAATGCATCTTCACCTTTCCGTTAGAGTCTATGTTCAGTAAAAGATCCCAATACATTACATGAAGCAGATACAgaagactttgtggtgtcttttacttTGAATTCACTATAGGAGATATCGAATTGACAGatgaatgaaagtgaatattgttaatatatacaaCATTGTCTATGTGATTGTCGAGTAGAAGCCACTGCAAAATATTTCGCTTTTCTTGTGCAAGccttgaataaattctacctcGTACATTttgtaagaatacaaaatacagatcAGCTAATAAAGGGGCACActgtacccatgggaattccaacagacgtTTGGAAAAACAATTGCTTCCAAAGAGTACATACATGTTGTTTATGAAGAACTCCAGAATACCTTCAATACTAACtacagagtacttgtgtgtaggATCGGAATGGTGTGTAACAGTTATGTTTGGACGATTGATTACAAGATTTCGATATTCTTATAAGTGTTGTGGTACATTTGGGTTTGGTTAATCATTTACTGGACTCTGTAACGTATATAATCTCCAGAATTCTGATGAAACAATTAGTTACAGTCCTTGTGCTAGATAAAATCTTGCAGAGGGTATTGGAATTCTGTAGAGGGTGTTAAAATTACAGAGAGTGGCGAAATCCTACAAAGGATGTTAGAATCATGTAGAGGGTGTTAGAATCCTGTAAATGGTGTTTGAAAAGCTATGTGTTTGAATTACTTACGTGTACGTTACATTAATGTATTTCATTATACAAAATCTTTTTTACGGTATTGGACAAGAATATACCCGAAAGAATgttaatatatttaataaatgtttatttaacatgCATTTGTAAATGCAAACTGATGCAAAGAAAGCAACATCTATTTTGCAATTTCGCTGAAGCATTTCGAATGATGATTTTATTACAAAAGCTCCAAAACACTTTTAGGTTTCGAAAACTAACAGAATTTTCTCTGTTGTGCATAAATTTATTGACTTCTAATAGATTTACATACCTGTACTGTAGTATAAACCATACTTCTACCTGATTGGTTGTTCTTTATATCATACATTATCACAATTGTAAATTATTACACTATGAGAACCTAGTTGTTTTAAGGGAAGTGTTGTTAGTTGACACTGACCtaggttttattttcaatataaaatgaaataaataaattctcAACCTCCGGAAAGtaagatatatctatatacatatacttattgCATGCCTGATGTTTAATGGATATGGATGAGACTGTGGCTAATGCAAAACTATCAGTTTTCTGCAATTTCATACTTGCACGAATTCTTTCAATATAAACAAGGATCTTTTCAAATTTCCTTAAACGCCCTCGCGCCTATCTGtcacaatctattttgtatgtgtatttattttactattTAGATTTTATTGTTGATTTCTTTGGATGTTCCATCATTTACATATTTGAATTATTGGTTATTATTTAGATATGTGTGCCATTCTCTTAGATAAAATGCAaagataaaaaacaaatatcaatcacagatctcctataagcaatacaaaacacagagttgggcaaacacggacccctggacataccagaggtggaatcaggtgcctaagaggagtaagcaccacctgtcgactggtcacacccgtcgtaagccttatatcttgataaggtataAACGGAGTTATTTCGAAATTCCTAAAACTTAAATTAATCAATACACGTGAATAAAGCTAATGTCTACAGATTTCAGCTTAATGGGTAGTTTACTTATTTTAACCACCTCTGACCTGAAAAAAATACTCAAAAGCATATTGGCGGAACTGTCATGgctttttatttgaaacaacaTTCACCGTTAACATGCCACTCGCATGTTCATACCCTATGTGCCGATCGTACCACCTGTAAGCTTTTGGCAGCATAGCATTcacaaatattcaacaaaccATATCAgagctggggggggggggggggggctggagACAACAGTATCTCTCAGGAAATGGTTTTCTGTCAAAATTGCGCCAATTGGATTTTACGCATGAAATCCAACCGCCAACACAGCggctgaattttgaccattagCGTAAAAATTAGCACATATCATTCACAATTAGTAATCAACAAATAAATGCATAATCATCAGTCATAAAGCCACAACAGTTCCCAATCAAATCCATATATCACCTCTTTGGATAAAGTAAACTATTACCTCGACTAAATTGCCTTAGAGCAGCCTGCATAGTTGACACAAAAACATGATTGCCCAAGGGAGATAAGTGAACTCCATCACTAAGAAATAGTTTACTTTGCTCCACACATATATCCTGATGTTTAATGGAAGTACCACCTTTCTCTAAAACAAAACTAGCAATAGAACTATTAATGCTACACCTAGATTTCTCTGCGGCAATATTTGATATAGCATGACGCCAATAAACTCTAGGTAATATATGTGACCATACAATGCAAGTCAATGGCATAGCCACTCAACCTGTTGATtacatttttcatgaatttttgtTGTCTACATAATGTCATAATGTCATTACCCCCTACATGTATAACCAGAAACCTTGGATATGGATTTGTGGAGTACATGTTAAAAATAACCTTCTGAAAATTGTCAAAACTCAATCCCGATATTCCCTTCCACGACACTGATATGCCAGGTAAAGCAAGGTCTTTGCCAAACTCAGGTGAATTCAATGCAAATTGTTCTGCTCTGTTAATAAGTGATGATTCCGCAATCCATATTGAATCTGCAAGATTTGTGATCAATACACAACATAGTTAACAATGCGTACAtacaatttgaaaaacatttacaattaTTTGAATGCTTTTCAAATGGTTGACAACTTATGCGTCAAGACTCACTATTGTGATATGATTATTTGCATCTAAAATGAAGCCAGCTCAGGTCTGAGGcaatttttatatgcattggAGAGCCATCTACCCCTTCTATGAATTTCCTGTTCAGGTATGCCTGACAAATACATACGAGTAGCAGCCCCTAATAGAAAAGCTAGAAAATTTACTACATGATATATTGCCGGAAGCCAAGACAGTGGCAAATTAAACTGTAATATAAAGTCATTAAAAGCATTAATGGCTTTGTCATAAGCAACTTTTGTGTTGCTGGAGAGACTAGACTCAATTAAGTGATTTACATGCCCTTCATAAGGTTCCAAAAGTGAGTAGGTACTTGAAAGGGATGGCAATCTACCCAAGGTGCTAACTGCCTGAATCTCGTCCATTGAAAACGAGAAATTCCATCTGCTATCTCATTTTCACAACCTGTACATGAACTGCTTGAAACTGGATATTGGACTTTAAGGACAACAATACTAAATATCTCATGAAAATCATTAGCCGTTTATTCTTGGATGCTTTTTTATTTAAGATTTGAACTAATGCCAAGTTGTCAACATGTAAAATCAATTTCCTATTTTGTTTGACCACAAGTGAAATCCTAACACAATAGGGACAAACTCTAAAAATGTTATATCCCTTCTAATATCTACATTCCACTCCTGTGGCCAACTGAGACATGCCCAAGAAGTACCGAAAATACACCGCATCCTATTGTTCCTGAGCTGTctgaataaaattgtaaattttcgtCAGATCCCCGTTCTACATCCGGAAATGTTGTAATACCattaaattcatcaaaattttttAACCACATCTGGAGGTCCCTGTGTATTTCTTTGGAAAGCCGTATATAGTGATGTGGTCTAGAGATACCGGATATTAACCCATACAAGCGACATGTAAATGCCCTACCTGCTGGTAGCGCCTTTGCTATGAATGATAGTGAGCCTGCTAATGACTGAAGCTGCTTTAATGTGAATTTGGATTTGCCTTGAATTTCGCGTATTTCCTTCTGCAAAGCTTCAACTTTGTCAATTGGTATAAAGATTGACTGATTAACCGAGTCTATACCTAAACCCAAGAACACAATATGTGTAGTTGGACCCTCTGTTTTTTCGTCTGACAACGGAACACCTAACTCGCTGCTAATTTGTTGAAAGGTATCCATTAGAATAGTACAATTGCTTGTACCATGGGCTCCAACAAATAAGAAATAATCtaaataatgaacaatatttttcaagttGGTGCGAGATTCTAATACCCAATGTAAAAAACTGGAACATTTCTCAAATAAAGCACATGATATAGCGCAAGCCATTGGCAAACATTTGTCCACATAGTAGTCATCCagaaatttaaaaccaagaagACTAAAATACGCAGTCCTAATTGGCAATAACTTGAATGCGTTTGGAATATCCATTTTCCCTATTTGAGGCTTTGGACCCAGTTTTTGAATCATGTTGACAGCTTGATAAAAAGATGAATAACTGACAGTATATATTTCAGGGTTAATGAATTCATTAATACTCTTTGCCCGTGGGGCAGATAAATTGGTGATTAGCCTCCAACCTCCTTGTTTCTTAGGCAAAACACCTATTGGGCTACAATGGAAGTTTTGAAATGGTGGGGCATCAAATGGGCCAATTATGTGATTTTAGATAGCAATTGATCTTGATGCTCTAATGCTGAAACCATATTTTTACAAGATACTGGATCGCGAGGACCCATATAGTTCAAAGAGAAACCAAATGTAAATCCATGTGAAAGTTGATCTGCTACAGTTTTGTCTGGATAATCttgcaacaaaatatttaacACATTAACATTGATTGGTGTATAACCTAACTCCCACAAACATGGATAATTATTGCCGAAATGGCCTTGGAAAACGTGTTTGGGTCGCATTGGGATTACAACTGGCATTCTGAGCAAGTCCTTTGGGCATATTATGGCTGGTTTGATTGCTGTAACAATTGATGGATGGGTGATTTTTGCAACATTTAAGACAATCATGAGAAAATATACAGTCTTTTTTAAGACAAGAACCCTTCAAATTGAAATCATAACAACGCTTGAGCTGATGGAGACTAGAAGTATGCTTCTGTTCAGCTACAGTGGACTGACCCATATAAATCAACCACAATTCCGCATCAATATTTTCCCAATTCATCAAAGCGTTTTTTGAACGCCTAAGCCGAAACTGAACATCATAATCCCTTCACCCCAGAGTAGAAGCACGTGATGCCCCCAATCGTATTGAActgtacatgcaaggtgaagataacgaacagtgatcaatctcataactcctataagcaatacaaaatagatagttgggcaaacacggacccatggacacaccagaggtgggatcaggtgcctaggagaagtaaacatcccctgttgaccggtcacacccgccgtgagccctatatcctgatcaggtaaacggagttatccgcagtcaaaatcagtgtgcattTTAAACATAGATATGCACTCTCTAAAGTAGTTATATATAGAGATATCCAACAAGGTTTTTATTCAATATGCTTTTGCATTGTGAAGATACGCTTTGAGAGAACATCGGAAGGACATGCCCCACAACAATTGTTCCCACTCATCTAATAGTATTTTGTATCTAAACCGTTTCCATTCTCTGGGTCATGGgttttgttgggggggggggggggggggtaaaaacaCCATTTTTGTCCTCATAACGCGCTGTTGTCATCTCAAATCAGGAAAATTCATCCGCATTTTACATGTTGATATTAGCATGTGCGCTCATCATGACGTTAACAATCTGACACTACAATTTCTTCGGTCTGGGTTATTTGAATGAAGTTTGAAAACTGAGATCTAAGTTTCCTCTATccaaatttgtaaaattttaaacgAACGTCTATATGAAGTATCGAACCAAAATTATATGATATGCATGTAAtccatgaaaggtgaggataacgaacagtgatcagtctcataactcctataagcaatacaaaatagatagtcgggaAAACGTggacccctgtatataccagacgtgggatcaggtgtctaggaaaagtaagcatcccctgtcgatcggtcacacttgccatgagccctacatctttatcaggtacatgtaaacggagttatccgtagtcaaaattagtgtgccaagaacggcataacaagcagtataaaacaagtaagacagcatttgacacaatgatattttgtattggcaaactagattgttataacgaccatagaatttccgaaatgctgattttaaacgagactgttggaacccctgcaccatcagcttgtttgtcagtagcctgtcttgcATTAAAAATTGATCGTACGCAGGTatgtaattatttaattttatgaatttaCATAGCTCTTTATCTAATGAAGACAATTACcataaaacatgtaaaaaaaaaaaaaaaactaaagcAAAGAACAATACATACATAGAAAAAGGCATAAgataatactaaaactgagGTGTTTTtatataactgtatacatagatACCGAATTGCAGATTAAATGCaagttttaaaagatattttaaatttgttttaaaaatagctAATAAACCTTCGACAGGAGACAGTTCCATAGAGTTGATGAAGAAATATCAAACCGTCTTTTGCCATAAAGTTTAGTACTAGCACGTGACTTAGAAGGTATAACGAATCCGTAGAACGAAGTGTTCGCTGAGGATGATAGACTCGAACTAGTTCCTGGATGTATTCTGGAGCTAATCCATGTAGAGCCTGAAAGTATACAACAGGATTTCATATTTCGTTAGATATGTTGCAGGTAATCATATTTTTGCCTCGTAGCAGTGGTTGTATTATTCAACATGACATGGTAAATAAACATCCACTGTACATATTAGTACTTTGATGAACTTCTCTTTGTTGCCTGTACATATAAATGATGTCTACGGTGCTCTGCTGATAAATTGTATTTCGTTTCCTGGTATTTCTCATACTTGCAACTGCAAATTTGCAGGAATTTTGATGAAATCCCTCGATGCTTTACATTTTCCTATACGCCCCCACGCCTATCCGTCACAATCAATTTTCATGGGATGTGCTCATTGTCAACCAAACAGAGATAATCGTATTTTAAAGAAGTGTTTCACCTTCAAACAAATGTTTTCCATCCATATTagaggcggatccagaaaaatTAAACGGGGTAGTTGGTGTTTGTTCTCTTCCACCCAAAAACAGAAGGTGGGGCAAGATTgcaaaacattgatttttcttttcaaaatgtttAACCAAAGAGATTACAATCCCATAACACTCCCATCCACCCCTATTCTAAAtttgcctaaattttgcagcccttcgccgccAATGGTGATGTCTTGATTagtgaaattttttctagaGGAACGTTAAGTAATATACAACTAACCTGCGTTAACTGC
Coding sequences:
- the LOC125660344 gene encoding slit homolog 2 protein-like yields the protein MHFSVANIVTQCRIPKCVYRRAVAPSHSVTKMNNKPIRTNLAGFSLKPPRSNECYLRASDVLDSYQFDGTRVIGVLVLRCLSNYRIHLMPDIRSRLPNVIFQIQIEKCLLTTDSLNSLSRRVTIDQMSFINSYPLVDHRYCDGSGVAISDCGLWSSTTAISIILPEGLKSINISKVFQCNETFPNVNELLFRRWDLNQHLSYLRQKFPNVQDLQISNSYLKASPSFPWNDKKLRFHYNMSLSETALYDSASIFHINIEPNMQKRALNLNSNDIQVLTGFRFEGHLDMLKLSRNGLRSIGTFTFSGLHGLQHLDLSVNLLADIPRNVFRGLTSLRHINLHANLLSVIPDDMFYDNTDLVYLDLSNNSITIIGTNAFSKLHHLEELRLEYNRIVTISYSMLPAFSVSFKSLVLDGNPLRELPEAIFYFKTLYDVSLRNTKINFENLTKVVLDLDFSLLAEGNSQGLTVTETDLIRISPRKLKRIDLTGSDINNLHLKYFGTDMTTVLNSRILKLKLLILLKYFQIILNDNPITCDCRINHLSRFVKRMLAEGLLRGNEYFFNDWKCASPRELKYKPVLQVPETETYCVKDVHDCPAACTCYERSVSGVTIVDCRNVGLKELPKQLPRGVLDLWFQHNNITNITRTSYLPRTRQLLLTGNKNIKINTRELQNLDILKITI